The following is a genomic window from Theobroma cacao cultivar B97-61/B2 chromosome 10, Criollo_cocoa_genome_V2, whole genome shotgun sequence.
tttattgtttaattatgATGAACTATCATTTTGTTATAAGCAGAGTTTAAATGTTTTAGggaattaattttgaaataaggtGACGTgtgtatttaattttgatcGTGCAAGATGCAAGATATGCTGAATGACTAGGTCAATTGATTAATTTGTAATGGACAAAAATGAGAATATAGTGACAGTCGCAATATACCCCCCTTCCATGAGTTGAAGATTCTCAGTTCTTGCATCCAGTTAACCTACCTTTAATGTCTTTTATCATATACCTTCTTTTGTAGCAATTTGGAAAATCATGACCTTAGGACTGAATCCTAATAGGTTCCAGTACTCGGTCTATATATATCTTGGGCATCCAAGGATTGAGTACCGCAATCCACACAGCATTGAAAAGGGGAAAGAAAAGAGTTACAAGCCATGGCGCTGCTATTGCTACTTGTCAAGATCACTGGCACAAGTGTGTTGATGGCATTCATTGGCATGCTCATACACCTGTTTGATTCGATGATTTTGAATCCTGCAAGGCTTCGTGCCAAACTGCGAAAGCAAGGAATCCGGGGTCCCCCTCCAACACTGTTGCTGGGAAATACCCTTGACATAAAGAAGACACAATCTAAGTTGTCGATGTTGCCGCAAGAAGGAGAACAAGTGATAACCCACAATAGTTCTTCCACTGTGTTTCCTTACTTCGAACAATGGAGAGAACAGCATGGTATatgaatttataatttatatctTAGAATCTAATTCCAATCATACTGCTTAAAAAACCATGAAGTGTGAGTATGAAAGAACCTTTTCCTTGATAATTTGAGATCCCTTTTTGCAGGCCCAACGTTTTTGTTTTCACTAGGCAACATACAGATTTTACACGTAACTGATCCTGATTTGGTGAAGGAAATAATTACATGCACCTCAATGGATTTGGGAAATCCTACGTACCAACAAAAGGAGCGAGGTCCTCTGCTTGGCAAAGGCATTCTAACTTCAAATGGTGCATTATGGGCACATCAAAGGAAAATCATTGCTCCTGAATTATACATGGACAAGGTCAAGGTATAATGGATATTTAACCTTGTACTCCGCAAATATAGATTGTCATCGTCAACATGCTGAAGAGTGCTGATATGCATACTAGCACTTATTTAAGATTATCCTATTCTTAGAATTGTAGGGCCAGTAAGTTTGTAGTTTCTTGAAACCCATCATCATGCAAATGGTTCTTAGAGTATCTTATCTATTCTGCCAATGTGTAGGGTATGACGACCTTAATGGCAGACTGTTCTGTTATGGTGGTGAACGAGTGGAAAAGCAAGATTGACGGTGAGGGTGGAATTGCAGACATAAAGGTTGACGATTATTTGAGAAGGTTTACCAGAGATGTTATCTCAAGGGCTTGTTTTGGAAGCAATTATTCCCAAGGGGAAGAGATCTTCTTCAAGATTAGAGCTCTGCAAGAAGCCATGTCTAAAAAAGTTTTATCTAATGGGTTCCCTGGAATGAGGTTCAACTTTTCTTTAGTTCTTCAATTGGataattcaattaagaaaCCGACAAAAATTGCATAGTAGAACtgatataaataattgaattttgaactttCAGATATCTTCCGACAAAAAGCAACAGGGAAATATGGAGGTTGGAGAAAGAAGTTCGGGCGTTAATCTTGAAGGCTGTGTATaaaaccaaggaagaaaaatcaaaggagGACCTATTACAAATGATCCTAAAAGGCGCTAAGAACAGTGATTTAGGCCCTGATGCAACAGATAACTTCATTGTTGACAACTGcaagaatatatattttgcTGGGTATGAAACTACTGCTATTACAGCAGCTTGGACCTTGTTGCTGCTAGCCTTGAACCCAGATTGGCAAGAGAAAGTTCGTGCAGAGGTTCTTGAAATTTGTGGGGGCAAATTACCAGATGCCGACATGATCCGTAAGATGAAAGCAGTAAGTATAATTATCATTGCCTTTAGTCCAACAAAATAAGCCTTGACGAGCAAGAATTTGCTTCAAATTATCAGGACTTTGtgcaaagaataaaaaatgaaatcttTAGTAGAAACTAACCTACTTGACATCTTTTGTCCAAGTTACTCCGAGTATACCAGAATTAGACACATATGGTGAGAGGCAATCTCACGTcttgaaaatgtttttgaatggATGCCAGCTAACGATGGTGATCAGTGAGACACTACGGCTATACCCTCCAGGCGCTATTATATCGAGGGAGGCCCTGGAAGATATGAAATTTGGAGATATTCATGTGCCTAAAGGAGTTAATATATGGTTACTGCCAGCGACACTTCACCAAGATCCTGAAATATGGGGACCTGATGCTGACAAATTCAATCCTGAAAGGTTTTCCAATGGAGTCAGTGGAGCCTGCAAGTTTCCTCATGTTTATTTGCCTTTCGGATTCGGACCCCATACATGTTTGGGACAGCATTTCGCCTTGGCAGAACTTAAGCTACTTCTTGCTCTTGCCCTGTCAAACTTCACATTCTCTCCCTCACCAAAATATAGGCATTGTCCATCTCTGAGTTTGATTATAGAGCCTAAACATGGAGTGAATCTCATAGTTAGGAGGCTGTGAGCTATCCATGAGAAGTATTCTTTAATGTTCtttgatttatattttcaagttgatttcCTACTATCCGAGGGTAACAAGatatgaaataaaagaaaaatctactTGTATTTGGAGGGAACCAAAGATAAGCAGCATCCGAGCTAGATTGAGTTCTCTGTTAAAATGCATATGTTCAGAATATATAGCAGTGGAACTTTGGTTACGAACTGGGGGAATTAACCAGTCCATTAAAGCTAGCTAGTTAATTAGCTGCATTTTCTAGGATACTCCCCATTTGTAATGCTTGTAACTGTTAGTTTCTTTGTCTCCCATAAATACccgaatttttttttataattcaatAACAACAATTGTTATATAATATACAAGCCAGGATCTACCATAAGAAAATTATAGATTAAGATATACATATCTTAAAAACAATTCAAGAACCTTGCCTCGAAAAGGGATTAAAATATAGAACAAAGATACAGGTACCTCAAAAGTGATTCAATTGTCTTGCCTCCAAAGAAAttcaagctttttctttttctaaggTTCTTTGTTTTCTAAAAGCTGTtactaattaattttgatgacCAACTAAGTTGCAACCCTTACGTTTATAGATATACTAATGGACTTGAATCTATTAGATCTAATCATCGTCTGACAAGACTTTTATATTAAACCCAGAAGAAGAATATGCATAGAATCCTTAAAGATCTCTCTACGGCTATGGGCCCAAGTCCATGTCATCTCATGACTCATATTTtacttgaaattttatttaatctaatGTTATCATTTAgtttcttaaattaattaagaaatgtTATTTACCCATTAATTGCAATAATATTCATCAACACATTGCAACTGACCTctacaaagaaaagaatatcAATAAGGTCTATTTCATTACAATCTTTACTGATAAGTCTTTTCACCATACTATTTCCTCATGAGCTTGACAGATAAATAATTTCCATGTTGCATCCAACCTTATACTTGATGTGTAcatcaaatacatatatttaatagGAGATTAAATGCCTAATTAGGCTAAATTAGACTAGATATAGGATAGGATTTACGtgtttagttattttattagtttagtttaattaatgtttaaatgtttattttaagttacaaatgttagttttatgtttatttttatgtttttgtaggaGTAGCATcgaaaataacttcaattggTAAAGAAAGGTGTATTATAGATCGGTGCTTTGTCTGcacatgttttagtttttagagCATATCTTCCACTACAGAAGCCCAAATGATAAGATTTTTGGATTGCTTGAAAGCTGAGAGAAAGGGATACAACCTTGgtgtttaccacttcacccaATTCTAATTACAAAATGATTGAAATCCTTGTTGAAGTGGAAGTATTAGACCAGCAGAGCAAACAGAACCCTTAAGAGTCGTGGCTCTGGGAAATGAGAGCCACGACACTCGAtgaattttccaaaaataaaaatcctaCAAGATTTTGGAAGTTAGGGCTTTTGGAAGTTATTTGCAAGGCCTTTTTCAGAGGAATAAGGGAAGAAGCGGCAAGCAATTTCTCTGgagaaaaagagtaaaaaacaAAGCATGAAACCAAGAGAACTTTGAGGGAGAACCAAGATCACAAAGcttcaactattagttttctGTCTCTACTtctgtgtttttcttattttcttgacttggattaatggttagttttctttggatgaagttGTTAGTAGATATTATGACCTAACTagttttctaggattgtggtggatttcaatAAGTAGCTCGAATATTTGTTTCActtttatttactatgaatgggtatagttttacttattcaaatatgctcttaatgtttttaattttgtttcataattAGGGGAAGGGGATTTGAACCTTGCTCTTTATATAGGGGgatcatgcaccaaccaatgagccaaTTGCTTGGGTGcgtttttaattatctaatcAATAATTAACTGATTTATGAATCTAATTGAaactgatttgtgaatctaattgaaactcaacaaagagattttatattggactaaaatttgaataatgtatGTTCACATCAATTAGGTCATCTGATTCGCAattagggtagacatacgTCAATTGCTATACATAACCAAATTAGAACATTAGcttaatgaaccttatttaattgattattatagatatatagtgacccaattaaGTTACGTATTTATACAAGCATCTCGACGAAGACTTGTGCATagtttggattctaggttagcaaaaccatctatgaatgtaaataataaaagaagttAGTTTAGATAAattgttgaatgaacccataatcctaagTTTTAGTCTATTGCCTTTCTCAagtaaattttaagttttgttgattaatttagtgtttgctttaatttagttttaattaattatctatATAATTTagttacttgaataagattagtttctcataattttagtatttagagaagatttaggaacaaatctcTATGGGATACAATTCTGGACTTACTATCTATATTACTTGCTCGATACATATGCTTGTATGTGCAAAATCAATAACAAGTTTTTGACGTCATTGCCGGTATTTGTTTTTCTACTTATTTTTGCTAAAATTCATATTCACAAAGTAATCTTAATTcgagtttttctttcttcatttttcaagtACTTTTGGTTGAGGTAaagaattattataattaCCAATGGTCATATGAACAATTTGTGCCTAAAAAGGTTACCAGTGATTATGAATTGGCTATCAATGTTTTGACCACCCAAGTAGATGTTTTGTCTCAGAAAATTGATACTTAGGGTGTCAATATTTTTCAGAGTCCTTTTATGACATGCGAACTTTGTGGAAATGAgcatttaagtgattattgTCTAGCCTATtatgaatcaaatcaattttatgGAAACTTCAATGGGCAGAAAGACAATTCATACTCCAACAGTTACAACTCAGGGTGGAATTACCCAAATTTTTTATGGAGTAATGATCAAAGTCCTACATATTCATCACAACTTGTT
Proteins encoded in this region:
- the LOC18586663 gene encoding cytochrome P450 714C2; protein product: MALLLLLVKITGTSVLMAFIGMLIHLFDSMILNPARLRAKLRKQGIRGPPPTLLLGNTLDIKKTQSKLSMLPQEGEQVITHNSSSTVFPYFEQWREQHGPTFLFSLGNIQILHVTDPDLVKEIITCTSMDLGNPTYQQKERGPLLGKGILTSNGALWAHQRKIIAPELYMDKVKGMTTLMADCSVMVVNEWKSKIDGEGGIADIKVDDYLRRFTRDVISRACFGSNYSQGEEIFFKIRALQEAMSKKVLSNGFPGMRYLPTKSNREIWRLEKEVRALILKAVYKTKEEKSKEDLLQMILKGAKNSDLGPDATDNFIVDNCKNIYFAGYETTAITAAWTLLLLALNPDWQEKVRAEVLEICGGKLPDADMIRKMKALTMVISETLRLYPPGAIISREALEDMKFGDIHVPKGVNIWLLPATLHQDPEIWGPDADKFNPERFSNGVSGACKFPHVYLPFGFGPHTCLGQHFALAELKLLLALALSNFTFSPSPKYRHCPSLSLIIEPKHGVNLIVRRL